The window GAATATTTTCACAGGGAAACATATTCATTCAAAGATTTCCTGCTCGATCCTGCCCGCACCGGTATCATTGCCGAATTTAAGCGTAAATCGCCTTCAAAAGGCATTATTAATGACAAGGTAAGAGTTAGCAAGGTAACAACCGATTACGCTGCTGCAGGTGCATCCGCACTGTCTGTTTTAACCGACCGCGATTTTTTTATGGGTCGCAAAGCCGATTTAAAAAAAGCTCGTTCTGTAAATAACATCCCTGTTTTGCGCAAGGATTTTATGATAGATGAATACCAGGTAATTGAGGCCAAAGCATTAGGCGCTGATATTATCCTGCTGATAGCTGCCATTTTAACCCCGGCAGAAATTGACAAGCTTGCCACCCTGGCCAAAAGTTTAGATCTGAATGTACTGCTTGAAGTACATAACCTGGAAGAGCTGGAACGCAGCATCCACCCAAAACTGGATGCCATTGGGGTAAATAACCGCAACCTGGCCGATTTTACGGTATCTGTAGAAACATCTTACCAATTGGCTAAACATATCCCTGCCGAATTTATGAAGATATCTGAAAGCGCCATCAGCGATCCGGAAACCATCAGGCACCTGAAGCTGGCCGGTTTTAACGGCTTTTTAATTGGCGAAACCTTTATGAAACAGCAAGACCCGGGATTGGCTATGCGGGAATTTGTGGCGCAGTTGTAACGAAAGCCAGAAAACAGTACAAATTTACACGCTTTCTTTTTTAATTCAAAACCGCCCTTTATTCATGTATTTATAGGTAAAAAACAAGCAATTATTTGGTACTTTTTAGCAACAAATGCGTTATTAATTGATACAAATAACACATTTATTTACACAAAAATTGAAATGTGCTTTTTTGTACAAAAAACCCCAAAAAAGCAGCTTGAATAATCGGAGTTCTCCAGGTTTTCAAAACTGTTAGCATTGCCACAATTTTATTAATGGGTTGAGCGGATAAATTAAACCCGGCCGATAAAATAAATTAAAAACGGAACCGATAAAACCGGGAGAAAAACCCATAAAAAAGCGGGGCCGCCAATTGGCAGCCCCGCTTTTTTATGGGTACTATAAATTAGTGTTTATCGAAAAACAATTTGGTGGTTACCAAATCGCCACCTATTGCTGTAGCAGCTTTGTTATAGTTGGTTACATTCACGTTTTGCTCATTAACAGGATATGTGAGGCGAACTGGAAACGCCGTTTGAGCTGTTGACGGTGCTGTAAGCACAGGGTAATCCAGCCTTCTTGTTTCTGTCCAGGCATCCCAACCTCTGTTGTACAAGGCAAGGTATTTCTGAAGCCCGATTTTATGCAAATCTGTACCGCCAGTGGCTGTTGCAAACGCAACTGTAGGTTGTAACAGGTAGGCTGCTGCTGCTGTTGCAGAAGCGCCCCAATAAGTTATGGAAGCTGTTACCGCGCTGTTATAGTGCCCGGCAACCGAACCTGCAACCGCATAGCCTCTTGATATCGCCTCGGCAAGGTTAAACTCAGTTTCTGAGTAATCTAATAACAAACCAGGGAAATCAGGGTTTGTTATTTTTCCGATTGAAGAGCTAACCAATAACGGGCCAGATGGCTTCGAAAACAAGCTGAAAGTTGCGCTTGATCCAGGATCTGCTCCAGTATAGGTGCCGGCAGAATTCACTGTAAAATAATATGGAAGCCTTGGATCAGCAAATGCAGTTTGCGGTTTTAAGAAACCCATGATAGTGCTACAGGCAACAAAATCCTGTCTTGCGCTTTGTACCAAATCAACCCATACCGGGTTGGTATTTGGCGGGCTGGTTAAATATTGAAATTGAGCATTGTCGCTATTTGAAGTAAATACCCCTGTAGCAACAGCCGATTCAACAACCGTTTTTGCTTTCGCATTATCCAGATCGGCTATGGTGATACCCATTTTAAGCT is drawn from Mucilaginibacter ginsenosidivorax and contains these coding sequences:
- the trpC gene encoding indole-3-glycerol phosphate synthase TrpC; this encodes MTILDKIVANKKKEVAYAKKRTSYIELEESEYFHRETYSFKDFLLDPARTGIIAEFKRKSPSKGIINDKVRVSKVTTDYAAAGASALSVLTDRDFFMGRKADLKKARSVNNIPVLRKDFMIDEYQVIEAKALGADIILLIAAILTPAEIDKLATLAKSLDLNVLLEVHNLEELERSIHPKLDAIGVNNRNLADFTVSVETSYQLAKHIPAEFMKISESAISDPETIRHLKLAGFNGFLIGETFMKQQDPGLAMREFVAQL
- a CDS encoding SusD/RagB family nutrient-binding outer membrane lipoprotein, which translates into the protein MKKILGVFLLTSIVFSACKKDLTSLNNDPKNPSIVPSYALFTNAQRRLTNTVTSSNVNLNIFRLIEQQWQETTYTDESNYDITTRPIPDDIWNALYRDVIYNFERTKALIPTDVTGADIQKNEIAITDVMQVYTYYYLVTTFGDIPYTEALDISKPFPKFDDAKTVYYSLLTRLDADIAALNTGAASFGSADVIYGGDVTKWKKFAATLKLKMGITIADLDNAKAKTVVESAVATGVFTSNSDNAQFQYLTSPPNTNPVWVDLVQSARQDFVACSTIMGFLKPQTAFADPRLPYYFTVNSAGTYTGADPGSSATFSLFSKPSGPLLVSSSIGKITNPDFPGLLLDYSETEFNLAEAISRGYAVAGSVAGHYNSAVTASITYWGASATAAAAYLLQPTVAFATATGGTDLHKIGLQKYLALYNRGWDAWTETRRLDYPVLTAPSTAQTAFPVRLTYPVNEQNVNVTNYNKAATAIGGDLVTTKLFFDKH